In Deltaproteobacteria bacterium IMCC39524, the genomic stretch AAGGGCAGGGGGAACCTGAAGATTCCTTACAGGTGTGTCGAAGAGATTCGGGACGTTGTCGGAAAGAGAGGTTAAGCCCCTTACCGATTATGTATCCTATCGTCTGAAATTTTAAGTTGACAGGTGCTCAATCAAAATTTTGAAACCAATCGCAATCAGAACCAACCCACCAAAAATTTCTACGCGGGACCCCCAGCGATCACCGATACGGCCGCCGAGAAGCATTCCGATAATCGTGAGGATACCGGCGACCAGGCCGATCACCAGAGCGGGCATCCAGATCGAGACACCGATCACGCTGAGAGAAAACCCGACGGCCAAGGCATCGATACTGGTGGCGATAGAGAGTAAAACCAGGCTCAAGCCTTTGGTCGGGTCGCGATCATCGGTTTTCTCTTCGTCGCTGAAGGCCTCATAAATCATGCGGCCACCGATGATCGCCAGCAGGCTGAAGGCGATCCAGTGATCCCAGGCTTCAACCCATTGTATGATGGTGAGTCCTGCCAGCCAGCCAATCACCGGCATCAGCGCCTGGAAGAGCCCGAAGTGGAAGCCGAGCCGAAAGAGGTGCCGACCGGTCAGACGTGACAACACGGCACCCGTGCCGAGTGCAACGGCGAAGGCATCCATGGCCAAGGCCAGGGCAAGTCCTGTTAAGGTGATGGCATCCATTTTGCTTTGTTATCCCTCTGCGATAGAGACTTTGGGGTGGGCCTAAGGCGAGTTATTACGGAAGATGGAGCGAATTGTCAACCATTTCGCTTTTTATATGTCTAACCCTTGTAAAACATGATAGCTATTCGTTATTATGACGAAGTCAAAAATTTCGCCAGATAAACAGGTTGCATGTCAAATAACTGCCGACTTAAGAGTCGGAGAAGGACGAATTTAAATGCGTTTTATTCTCATTGTTGTTGCGCTGATTTTTTGCTCCCAGACTACTTTTGCCATGACTGCTGATGGTTGCGGTGCTGGTACTTGCAACGATTGCCACAGCATCACCAAGGAAGAGACGTCACTACTTTTGGGTACCATGGTCGATAAAGTGAATAGCGTGGAATTCTCTGAAATCCCCGGTATGTGGGTGGCTGAAGTTGAGAAGGGTGATAGGAAATTGCCGGTTTATATCGACTTCTCCAAGCAGTACCTGGTGTCCGGTAATGTGATCCGCCTGGATGATAAGGAAAACCTGACCAAAAAGCGTAGCGCTCGGATGAATAAAGTTGATGTCACTAAGATTCCTCTTGATGATGCTCTTTTGCTTGGTAAACCGACGGCCAAAAACAAGGTTGTGGTGTTTACCGACCCGGAATGCCCCTATTGCAAAAAACTGCATGAAGAGTTGAAAGAGGTTGTCCGCATCGATCCGAACATTGCCTTTCTCATCAAGCTGTTCCCGTTAAAGATGCATCCCAACGCTTACGGCATT encodes the following:
- a CDS encoding manganese efflux pump MntP family protein, yielding MDAITLTGLALALAMDAFAVALGTGAVLSRLTGRHLFRLGFHFGLFQALMPVIGWLAGLTIIQWVEAWDHWIAFSLLAIIGGRMIYEAFSDEEKTDDRDPTKGLSLVLLSIATSIDALAVGFSLSVIGVSIWMPALVIGLVAGILTIIGMLLGGRIGDRWGSRVEIFGGLVLIAIGFKILIEHLST
- a CDS encoding DsbC family protein; the protein is MRFILIVVALIFCSQTTFAMTADGCGAGTCNDCHSITKEETSLLLGTMVDKVNSVEFSEIPGMWVAEVEKGDRKLPVYIDFSKQYLVSGNVIRLDDKENLTKKRSARMNKVDVTKIPLDDALLLGKPTAKNKVVVFTDPECPYCKKLHEELKEVVRIDPNIAFLIKLFPLKMHPNAYGISKSIICHDSMELLELSFAGKPVPSANCETNVVDQTLALGPTLGVTSTPTLIMPDGLVVPGYKKAEALLAIISENVDQAAKP